In Sulfurimonas hongkongensis, a single genomic region encodes these proteins:
- the aroQ gene encoding type II 3-dehydroquinate dehydratase yields MKIVVIQGPNLNMLGIREQQIYGPMKLEQIHAQMKEFASQNSMEVEFFQSNLEGEIVDKIQECYGDADGIIINAAAYTHTSIAIRDAISAVNLPTIEVHISNIHRREEFRKDSMIAPVCTSSVVGFGPFGYHLAMVGMLQIMNEIKAAQEMQKQQQAGQSAK; encoded by the coding sequence ATGAAAATAGTAGTCATCCAAGGTCCAAACTTAAATATGCTTGGCATTAGAGAACAACAAATATATGGTCCTATGAAATTAGAACAAATTCATGCACAAATGAAGGAGTTTGCTAGCCAAAATAGCATGGAGGTTGAGTTTTTTCAAAGTAACTTAGAAGGCGAGATAGTAGATAAGATTCAAGAGTGTTATGGAGATGCAGATGGTATCATCATAAATGCGGCAGCATATACTCATACGTCTATTGCTATAAGAGACGCTATTTCTGCTGTTAATCTTCCAACTATTGAAGTTCATATCAGCAATATCCATCGTCGTGAAGAGTTTAGAAAAGATAGCATGATAGCTCCAGTTTGTACTTCATCTGTTGTAGGTTTTGGCCCTTTTGGATACCACTTAGCGATGGTTGGAATGTTACAAATCATGAATGAGATAAAAGCAGCTCAAGAGATGCAAAAGCAACAACAAGCCGGGCAATCAGCTAAGTAA
- the xseA gene encoding exodeoxyribonuclease VII large subunit, which yields MNILSVSNLNEQIKTLLETSFSHVIVEGELSRITHHNSGHIYFSIKDKDSTISAVMFRGNASKLKFRLEEGMKVIINAALTLYKPRGAYQLNCFSVEPSGQGALALAYEQLKQKLSSKGYFEPSIKKTLPKFPKKIAFITSATGAALQDMLRVANKRYKALSIDVYDVLVQGESAAASIVNAITLADIKEYDFIIVGRGGGSIEDLWAFNEEIVADAIFLAKTPIVSAVGHEIDWVISDFVSDLRAPTPSAAMEMTLPDINELYQTLDSLSLQHTQLIMQKIQNLKQELSHLSKLYNANSVDKKLLQKIEEVKLLRDSFISRIKHKVSVAQSQVQNLQKMLESNHPKYKNKKGFAQISFKSKPIDINELEIGDEFLAQTHEISISAKVIKKEKII from the coding sequence ATGAATATACTATCAGTCTCAAATCTAAATGAACAAATCAAGACTCTTTTAGAGACTAGTTTTAGTCATGTTATAGTTGAGGGAGAACTCTCTCGCATCACACATCATAACTCCGGACATATCTACTTTAGCATCAAAGATAAAGACTCTACTATCAGTGCTGTGATGTTTAGAGGAAATGCTTCAAAGCTAAAGTTTCGACTTGAAGAGGGCATGAAAGTCATTATAAATGCAGCTTTAACTCTTTATAAACCTCGTGGAGCTTACCAGTTAAACTGTTTTAGCGTTGAGCCATCAGGTCAAGGAGCACTAGCCCTTGCTTATGAGCAGTTAAAGCAAAAGCTCTCATCTAAGGGTTATTTTGAGCCAAGTATAAAAAAAACTCTTCCAAAGTTTCCTAAAAAAATAGCCTTTATAACATCAGCAACGGGTGCTGCCTTGCAAGATATGTTAAGGGTTGCAAATAAAAGATATAAAGCTTTGTCTATAGATGTTTATGATGTTTTAGTTCAGGGTGAGAGTGCAGCAGCATCTATTGTAAATGCCATAACTTTAGCTGACATAAAAGAGTATGACTTTATCATTGTTGGTCGTGGTGGTGGAAGTATTGAAGACTTGTGGGCTTTTAATGAAGAGATAGTAGCAGATGCTATCTTTTTGGCAAAGACTCCTATAGTCTCAGCGGTGGGTCATGAGATAGACTGGGTTATTAGTGATTTTGTGAGTGACTTAAGAGCTCCTACTCCTAGTGCTGCTATGGAGATGACGCTGCCAGATATAAATGAGCTTTATCAAACGCTTGACTCCCTATCCTTACAACACACTCAACTTATCATGCAAAAGATACAAAACTTAAAACAAGAGTTGTCACACCTTAGCAAGCTCTATAATGCAAACTCTGTAGATAAAAAGTTGCTTCAAAAGATAGAAGAAGTTAAGCTACTAAGAGATTCTTTTATAAGCAGAATAAAACACAAAGTGAGTGTTGCTCAAAGTCAAGTTCAAAATCTTCAAAAGATGCTAGAATCAAACCATCCAAAATACAAAAATAAAAAAGGCTTTGCACAGATATCTTTTAAATCCAAGCCTATAGATATAAACGAGCTTGAAATTGGGGATGAGTTTTTAGCACAGACTCACGAGATAAGTATAAGTGCCAAAGTTATAAAAAAGGAAAAAATTATATGA
- the mqnF gene encoding aminofutalosine deaminase family hydrolase: MQIISPNYILTPDKLLKNQAIAYDKTIHKIAPLHQLKELYPDAKVTQLQENSLIMPGLINSHVHIEFSANKTTLSYGDFMNWLYSVIENREELVGECDSACMSKALESMLDGGITTFGAISSHGMDLDACATSAQNVVYFNELIGSQATMADALFGDFISRLDASKAIKREGFYPAVAIHSPYSVHPVLIKKALEIVKSEKLKLTAHFMESDAERDWLDDSSGDFKNFFSKLLKQNANVSDASEFLEHFTAHSTLLTHAVKANEDELNSIATNAHTIIHCPISNRLLGNGALDLEALEAKNINWVCATDGLSSNYKLDLFEEMKVALFMHHKIPLLELAKKLILSVTKNAATALGLNTGEIKEGKNADMLVLDLEKKPNEELAIHLILHRYNISKIYINGKAIKG; encoded by the coding sequence ATGCAAATAATCTCTCCAAATTATATTTTAACACCAGATAAACTACTAAAAAATCAAGCCATTGCGTATGATAAAACCATACACAAAATAGCACCACTCCATCAGCTAAAAGAGCTATATCCAGATGCAAAAGTAACCCAGCTTCAAGAAAATTCACTTATCATGCCAGGACTCATAAACTCCCATGTTCATATAGAGTTTAGTGCAAACAAAACCACTCTAAGCTATGGGGACTTTATGAACTGGCTCTATAGCGTTATAGAGAACCGAGAAGAGCTTGTTGGTGAATGCGATAGTGCTTGTATGAGCAAGGCGCTTGAGTCTATGCTTGATGGTGGCATCACAACATTTGGAGCTATTAGTTCGCATGGGATGGATTTGGATGCTTGTGCCACATCTGCTCAAAATGTTGTATATTTTAATGAGTTAATCGGCTCTCAAGCTACTATGGCAGATGCACTTTTTGGTGACTTTATCTCAAGACTAGATGCATCAAAAGCGATTAAAAGAGAGGGGTTTTACCCAGCTGTAGCTATTCATTCGCCCTACTCTGTTCATCCAGTTCTTATAAAAAAAGCTCTTGAAATTGTAAAGAGTGAAAAGTTAAAACTCACTGCTCACTTTATGGAGAGCGATGCAGAGAGAGATTGGCTTGATGATAGTAGCGGAGATTTTAAAAATTTTTTTAGCAAACTTTTAAAGCAAAATGCAAATGTCAGTGACGCTAGTGAATTTTTAGAGCACTTTACCGCTCATAGCACGCTCTTAACTCACGCTGTAAAGGCAAATGAAGATGAGTTAAATAGTATTGCAACTAATGCTCATACAATTATCCACTGCCCCATTTCAAATAGACTTTTAGGAAATGGTGCCCTTGACCTAGAAGCATTAGAAGCAAAAAATATAAACTGGGTTTGTGCAACTGATGGACTTAGCTCTAACTATAAACTTGACTTGTTTGAAGAGATGAAAGTAGCGCTTTTTATGCACCATAAGATACCACTTTTAGAACTTGCAAAAAAACTTATCTTAAGTGTTACAAAAAATGCAGCAACTGCTTTAGGACTTAATACTGGCGAGATAAAAGAAGGTAAAAATGCAGATATGCTTGTGCTTGACTTAGAAAAAAAGCCAAATGAAGAGTTAGCAATTCATTTAATCTTACATAGATATAATATCTCTAAAATTTATATAAACGGTAAAGCGATAAAAGGTTAG
- the rbfA gene encoding 30S ribosome-binding factor RbfA: MNEAEIKLKRMESILVELIPEALGHLNDKRLHDLEILEVKCSRGRSDAKVYINPSNFKESEKIAYLKQLNKARPIVEDFCLKDQGWYRCPKLTFEFDTQFEKSQNLEELFKKIEKEES, from the coding sequence ATGAATGAAGCTGAGATAAAACTTAAAAGAATGGAGTCAATCTTAGTAGAGCTGATTCCAGAAGCTTTGGGACATTTAAATGATAAAAGACTTCATGATTTAGAAATCTTAGAAGTAAAATGCTCTCGTGGAAGGAGTGATGCTAAGGTTTATATAAATCCTAGTAACTTTAAAGAGAGCGAAAAAATTGCATACTTAAAACAACTAAACAAAGCCAGACCTATAGTAGAAGACTTTTGTCTTAAAGACCAAGGTTGGTACAGATGCCCAAAGTTAACATTTGAGTTTGATACGCAGTTTGAAAAATCTCAAAACCTAGAAGAGCTGTTTAAAAAGATAGAAAAGGAAGAGTCATGA
- the sppA gene encoding signal peptide peptidase SppA — translation MQFLKKIFSPIGATLKFIQEHFKAMIFVLILFLIFAPASQENLIPNNLEQINLSGPIMEVSEVLAQIEKAESNNNIKGVLLVVDSPGGAVSPSIEIAYALKRLKKKKPVIVYASGTLASGSYYASIWADEIIANPGSMVGSIGVIMQGANLSELMDKVGIKTQSVQAGKYKQIGTPNREWETYEVNELNKVIQGTYDMFTGDVADARGLDIKKRDSFANAHIFTASQAKEVGLIDSLGVSYDAKMRVIELSGVKNPIWNKEDKFDKFMKKLTASTAVVLHTYFPSIVLK, via the coding sequence ATGCAGTTTTTAAAAAAGATATTTTCTCCCATAGGTGCCACTCTCAAGTTCATTCAAGAACATTTCAAGGCTATGATTTTTGTTCTTATTCTCTTTTTGATTTTCGCACCAGCAAGTCAGGAGAATCTAATTCCAAACAATTTAGAGCAGATAAACCTAAGTGGACCTATTATGGAAGTATCAGAGGTTTTAGCGCAGATTGAAAAAGCAGAATCAAATAATAATATAAAAGGGGTTTTACTTGTAGTTGACTCCCCAGGTGGCGCAGTCTCTCCATCTATAGAGATAGCTTATGCTCTAAAGAGGCTAAAAAAGAAAAAACCAGTAATAGTCTATGCGAGTGGCACACTAGCTAGTGGTAGCTACTACGCTAGCATCTGGGCAGATGAAATCATCGCAAACCCAGGCTCTATGGTTGGTAGCATTGGTGTTATTATGCAAGGGGCAAACCTTAGTGAACTTATGGATAAAGTTGGCATAAAAACTCAAAGTGTTCAAGCTGGAAAATATAAACAAATTGGGACTCCAAACAGAGAGTGGGAAACTTACGAGGTAAATGAGTTAAACAAGGTTATACAAGGAACTTACGATATGTTTACTGGGGATGTAGCAGATGCGAGAGGCTTAGACATCAAAAAAAGAGACTCGTTTGCAAACGCGCACATCTTTACAGCATCTCAAGCAAAAGAAGTAGGTTTGATAGACTCGTTAGGAGTTAGTTATGATGCAAAGATGAGAGTCATAGAACTTAGCGGTGTAAAAAACCCTATCTGGAACAAAGAGGATAAGTTTGATAAGTTTATGAAAAAACTAACTGCATCTACAGCAGTCGTTCTTCACACTTACTTTCCATCTATAGTTTTGAAATAA
- a CDS encoding FAD-dependent oxidoreductase, which translates to MTQNHYNVIVVGGGVSGSALFYELGRYTDIKSICLLEKYGSLSSLNSNGSANSQTIHCGDIETNYTLEKAKKVKRTAKMVEKYCLNHGYEGKVIFSHQKMALGVGYEEVTYIKNRYKEFKSLYPYLELYTKEDLALIEPAVIFDEDHNERPEDIVAMGARGEYTTVDFKALSDSFIDNTLKIKDKVTDIFFNNEVKEIQKIGSVYHIQTTMSQFTADFVVVDAGAHSLFLAHKMGHGLDFGCLPMAGSFYMANRKILNGKVYMVQNPKLPFAALHGDPDILVSGFTRFGPTALMLPKLERFKSGTYLDFFKTLRLDTNVVKIFYDLLKDSDIRNYVLKNFMFEVPYINKKLFLQDAKKIVPSLSENDISYAKGFGGIRPQILDKKNQKLMLGEASINTGEGIIFNMTPSPGATSCLGNALRDVEHICEYLGYEFNKKLFYDELVEDDKQGDGHEE; encoded by the coding sequence ATGACACAAAACCATTACAACGTAATAGTAGTAGGAGGTGGTGTATCTGGATCTGCCCTATTTTACGAGCTTGGCCGCTACACAGATATAAAGAGTATCTGTCTGCTTGAAAAATATGGCTCACTCTCATCACTAAACTCTAACGGCTCCGCAAACTCACAAACTATCCACTGTGGAGATATCGAGACGAACTACACCTTAGAAAAAGCCAAAAAAGTTAAGAGAACTGCCAAGATGGTTGAGAAATATTGTCTAAACCATGGTTATGAAGGCAAAGTAATATTTTCGCACCAAAAGATGGCGCTAGGCGTTGGTTATGAAGAGGTCACTTACATCAAAAACCGCTACAAAGAGTTTAAGTCTCTCTACCCCTACTTAGAGCTCTACACAAAAGAGGATTTAGCCCTGATTGAGCCTGCCGTTATTTTTGATGAAGATCACAATGAGAGACCTGAGGATATAGTTGCCATGGGTGCAAGAGGCGAATATACAACAGTTGACTTCAAAGCTTTGAGTGATTCTTTTATAGACAATACTCTAAAGATAAAAGACAAGGTAACTGATATATTTTTTAACAACGAAGTAAAGGAGATTCAAAAGATAGGTAGCGTCTATCATATACAAACGACAATGAGTCAGTTTACCGCTGACTTCGTTGTTGTTGATGCAGGTGCTCATTCACTCTTTCTTGCTCACAAAATGGGTCATGGACTTGATTTTGGTTGTCTTCCGATGGCTGGGAGTTTTTACATGGCAAACCGTAAAATTCTAAATGGAAAAGTTTATATGGTGCAAAATCCAAAACTCCCATTTGCTGCCCTACACGGTGATCCTGATATCTTAGTAAGTGGTTTTACAAGATTTGGTCCAACTGCTTTGATGCTACCAAAACTAGAGAGGTTTAAGTCTGGAACTTATCTTGACTTTTTTAAAACACTAAGACTTGATACTAATGTTGTTAAAATCTTTTATGACCTACTAAAAGACTCAGATATAAGAAACTATGTGCTTAAAAACTTTATGTTTGAAGTTCCATATATTAACAAAAAACTCTTCCTCCAAGATGCAAAGAAGATAGTCCCATCTCTAAGTGAGAATGACATCTCTTATGCTAAAGGTTTTGGTGGGATAAGACCCCAGATTCTTGATAAAAAAAACCAAAAACTTATGCTTGGAGAGGCCTCTATAAATACAGGCGAAGGAATCATCTTTAACATGACACCATCGCCGGGAGCTACTTCTTGTTTAGGTAATGCACTTCGTGATGTAGAGCATATTTGTGAGTATTTGGGTTATGAGTTTAACAAAAAACTCTTCTATGATGAGTTAGTAGAAGATGACAAACAAGGAGATGGACATGAAGAGTAA
- a CDS encoding glycosyl transferase, translated as MKSKKKLLYITDQQEYSEHGTIGPLFNGYLKEYLDVNIVYFTKFKNSFQEKGNDFVVPIQYKKEISCYLDSKGVDLSLYDYVFVRNKPDILKNILANRQKYGYKVGYRLSFPKKEEYYETKKAKNSVTFIDSVKNYFTAQSKKNLLAQCDIFMPTSKDMEDTFYANSGVLSFPLPAGLDPAKIKPHKESSGDERHFIYVGTLDSLRDFEKVLVAFSNLKSKMWHLNISTRDSEFARAVIAKYPTISDKISLLKADTLDELREHIDACDVGIALLPNIPIYSTAIPAKTMDYYTCAIPTLLTDNLKNRTLFCDEDALFCEFKSDEIAKKLNSIIEMSQADIAKMGHAGQEKLLHHKRNYQIMAKELYEKLESL; from the coding sequence ATGAAGAGTAAAAAGAAGCTTTTATATATTACTGACCAACAAGAGTATTCTGAACATGGCACAATCGGACCACTCTTTAATGGCTACTTAAAAGAGTATTTAGACGTAAATATTGTCTATTTTACAAAGTTTAAAAATAGTTTTCAAGAAAAGGGTAATGATTTTGTAGTTCCCATTCAGTATAAAAAAGAGATAAGTTGTTATCTTGACTCTAAGGGAGTTGATTTATCTTTATATGATTATGTTTTTGTTCGTAACAAACCTGATATTCTAAAAAATATCTTAGCAAACAGGCAAAAATATGGTTACAAAGTTGGGTATAGACTCTCCTTTCCTAAAAAAGAGGAGTATTATGAGACAAAAAAAGCAAAAAATAGTGTCACTTTTATTGATAGTGTAAAAAATTACTTTACTGCACAAAGCAAGAAAAATCTCTTAGCACAGTGTGATATCTTTATGCCAACTTCTAAAGATATGGAAGATACTTTTTATGCAAATAGTGGAGTTCTGAGCTTTCCACTTCCTGCAGGACTAGACCCAGCTAAGATAAAACCACATAAAGAATCAAGTGGAGATGAGAGACACTTTATCTATGTAGGAACTCTTGATTCTCTTAGAGATTTTGAAAAAGTCTTGGTCGCCTTTAGTAACCTAAAGTCAAAAATGTGGCATCTAAATATCTCTACACGTGATTCAGAATTTGCAAGAGCTGTTATAGCAAAATATCCTACTATCAGTGATAAAATAAGCCTTTTAAAAGCTGACACGCTAGATGAATTAAGAGAGCATATAGATGCTTGTGATGTGGGTATTGCTCTACTTCCAAACATCCCAATCTACTCAACTGCCATCCCTGCTAAGACTATGGATTACTACACGTGTGCAATCCCTACACTTCTAACTGATAACCTAAAAAACCGCACGCTTTTTTGTGATGAAGATGCACTTTTTTGTGAGTTTAAAAGTGATGAAATTGCTAAAAAGCTAAACTCCATTATAGAGATGAGCCAAGCAGATATAGCAAAGATGGGACACGCTGGACAAGAAAAACTACTCCATCACAAACGAAACTACCAAATAATGGCAAAAGAACTCTACGAAAAACTAGAATCACTTTAA
- the ubiE gene encoding bifunctional demethylmenaquinone methyltransferase/2-methoxy-6-polyprenyl-1,4-benzoquinol methylase UbiE, with translation MQDVQKEEKQTKIVSMFDNIAPTYDTANRVMSMGVDKSWRRKACDLAYEFYAKDSIDRIVDVACGTGDMMDFWKSRSEVAGIAVGEIVGVDPSVGMVDVAREKFPKFNYHISKATEIPLQEKSADFLSITYGIRNVVQRGEALVEFNRVLKDDGLVIILEFMKNENPSLLGRIRDFYMNKILPKVGGFISKNLEAYEYLPNSIGDFSTVENMQNELKDAKFEVLYTKSFSMDISTLIIARKIKV, from the coding sequence ATGCAAGATGTACAAAAAGAAGAAAAACAGACAAAAATAGTATCGATGTTTGATAATATCGCGCCAACCTATGACACTGCAAATCGTGTTATGAGTATGGGCGTAGATAAGAGCTGGAGACGCAAGGCTTGTGACTTGGCCTATGAATTTTACGCAAAAGATTCTATAGACAGGATAGTTGATGTAGCTTGTGGAACTGGCGATATGATGGACTTTTGGAAGTCTCGTTCAGAGGTCGCTGGCATTGCAGTTGGCGAGATTGTCGGAGTTGATCCATCAGTTGGAATGGTAGATGTTGCAAGAGAGAAGTTTCCAAAATTTAACTATCACATCTCAAAAGCGACAGAGATTCCACTACAAGAAAAGAGTGCGGATTTTCTAAGCATTACTTATGGCATTAGAAATGTTGTCCAAAGAGGAGAGGCTCTAGTTGAGTTTAACAGAGTTTTAAAAGATGATGGGCTTGTGATTATCTTAGAGTTTATGAAAAATGAAAACCCATCACTACTAGGGCGTATAAGAGACTTTTATATGAATAAAATTCTACCAAAAGTAGGTGGGTTTATCTCTAAAAACTTAGAAGCCTATGAGTACTTACCAAACTCTATAGGAGATTTCTCAACTGTAGAGAACATGCAAAATGAACTAAAAGATGCTAAATTTGAGGTACTCTACACTAAGAGTTTTTCTATGGATATCTCAACACTTATAATAGCGAGAAAGATTAAAGTTTAA
- a CDS encoding FmdE family protein, which produces MSYPDFFNSVETIKVKDPLSGILGAFDKGEYEFCYLDVVKSAGHSCPTVAGAYLITKEALKALYTDELAVRGEVKVEFKEALEEGVAGVISSVISQITGATDVSGFKGLAGKFARHSLMDFNSKIDSSARFTRVDSGKCVDVYYNPSSIAPDAKMQELMQKMMSGQAEPQEIKEFGELWQDRVRRIFENSSSVIEVVEV; this is translated from the coding sequence ATGAGTTATCCAGATTTTTTTAATAGTGTAGAGACTATAAAAGTTAAAGATCCACTCTCGGGGATTCTAGGCGCATTTGACAAGGGCGAGTATGAGTTTTGTTATCTTGATGTTGTAAAGTCAGCAGGGCATAGTTGTCCTACAGTTGCAGGGGCTTACCTTATAACAAAAGAGGCATTAAAAGCTCTATACACAGATGAGTTAGCAGTTCGTGGAGAGGTAAAAGTAGAGTTTAAAGAGGCTCTTGAAGAGGGTGTTGCTGGTGTTATAAGCAGTGTTATCTCTCAAATTACAGGTGCAACAGACGTGAGTGGTTTTAAAGGGCTTGCAGGAAAGTTTGCAAGACACTCTTTGATGGATTTTAACTCCAAGATAGACTCATCAGCTCGTTTTACAAGAGTAGATAGTGGTAAATGTGTAGATGTTTACTATAACCCATCTTCCATTGCACCAGATGCTAAGATGCAAGAACTTATGCAAAAGATGATGAGTGGGCAAGCCGAGCCACAAGAGATAAAAGAGTTTGGTGAACTTTGGCAAGATAGAGTTAGAAGAATCTTTGAAAATAGTAGTAGTGTTATAGAGGTTGTGGAGGTTTAG
- a CDS encoding ribosome maturation factor, whose product MSLHSDIESLVSSLDLELYDSAVVSENDEAIYRVSVISKKIVDGKRAGVSLDDCVELTHLISPLLDVSPPVSGEYRLEVGSPGIERKLTTIDHFKKSVGENISFGLQKDKIKGLLQKVEGSKLFVIVDNEPVEFEFSDIKKARTYFEW is encoded by the coding sequence ATGAGCTTACATAGTGATATAGAGTCTTTAGTCTCTTCGCTTGATCTTGAACTCTACGACAGTGCAGTTGTGAGTGAAAATGATGAGGCAATTTACCGTGTTAGCGTAATCTCTAAAAAAATAGTTGACGGCAAGAGAGCTGGCGTTAGTCTTGATGATTGTGTAGAACTTACTCATCTCATTTCTCCTCTTCTTGATGTCTCACCTCCTGTTTCAGGCGAGTATAGACTTGAAGTTGGGAGTCCTGGGATTGAGAGAAAACTCACTACTATAGATCACTTTAAAAAGTCAGTTGGCGAAAATATCTCTTTTGGGCTACAAAAAGATAAAATCAAAGGGCTTTTACAAAAAGTAGAGGGCTCAAAACTCTTTGTTATCGTTGATAATGAGCCAGTAGAATTTGAATTTAGTGACATAAAAAAAGCTAGAACCTACTTTGAGTGGTAG
- the ribD gene encoding bifunctional diaminohydroxyphosphoribosylaminopyrimidine deaminase/5-amino-6-(5-phosphoribosylamino)uracil reductase RibD yields MLIDDDFFMSLAIDEAWKYQGLTYPNPAVGCTIVGENKELLAIEAHKCAGMPHAEVLALQSAYFKLTNDAKILDLVDSSEIHNYLLLHHNNCFKNISLYSTLEPCSHIGKTPSCASLICSLGIKEVFVGVRDANIVASDGASMMLENKVDVKYTTLQKRAKDLILPFERFNKDQFVFFKWAQRLNATTDTGVISSQSSRQKVHAMRDVCDLLIIGGNTVREDRPTLDARLVDGKAPDVLILSRGVEFDREIPLFSVPSREVYIEDSLKRIKNYKNIMIEGSFNMFELTKDIVDIYLCFLAPTMGGVSGFEDAKAGFEILYTNQEDKDIMLWMKREI; encoded by the coding sequence ATGCTAATAGATGATGATTTTTTTATGTCTCTTGCCATAGATGAAGCCTGGAAATATCAAGGATTAACATATCCAAATCCAGCTGTAGGATGTACTATAGTTGGGGAAAATAAAGAGCTCTTAGCGATAGAGGCTCATAAATGTGCTGGTATGCCTCATGCAGAAGTTTTAGCACTTCAAAGTGCTTACTTCAAACTTACAAATGATGCTAAAATTTTAGACCTTGTAGACTCAAGTGAAATTCACAACTATTTACTCCTCCATCATAACAACTGCTTTAAAAATATCTCACTATATAGCACCCTTGAACCATGTTCACATATTGGTAAAACCCCTTCTTGCGCATCTCTTATCTGCTCTCTTGGCATTAAAGAGGTTTTTGTTGGAGTAAGAGATGCAAATATAGTTGCATCTGATGGAGCTTCTATGATGCTTGAAAATAAGGTTGATGTAAAATATACAACTCTGCAAAAAAGAGCTAAAGACTTAATTTTGCCATTTGAGAGATTTAACAAAGATCAGTTTGTCTTTTTTAAATGGGCACAAAGACTAAATGCAACTACAGATACAGGAGTTATTAGCTCGCAAAGTTCAAGGCAAAAAGTCCACGCTATGAGAGATGTTTGTGACTTGCTTATTATCGGTGGCAACACAGTAAGAGAAGATAGACCAACTCTTGATGCAAGACTTGTAGATGGAAAAGCCCCAGATGTTTTGATACTCTCAAGGGGTGTTGAGTTTGATAGAGAGATACCACTATTTAGTGTACCATCGCGAGAGGTCTATATAGAAGATAGCCTTAAACGGATAAAAAACTATAAAAACATTATGATAGAGGGCAGTTTTAATATGTTTGAACTTACTAAAGATATAGTAGATATATATCTATGTTTTTTAGCACCTACTATGGGTGGCGTAAGTGGATTTGAAGATGCAAAGGCCGGCTTTGAGATTTTATATACAAACCAAGAAGACAAAGATATAATGCTGTGGATGAAAAGGGAAATATAA